The proteins below are encoded in one region of Scylla paramamosain isolate STU-SP2022 chromosome 8, ASM3559412v1, whole genome shotgun sequence:
- the LOC135102660 gene encoding nucleosome assembly protein 1-like 1 isoform X2: MADPEKGAPAPAMEEDIDEEDVEDVEDEEGGGERKELVDKLMKDPQSLPVAVKRRIKALKKLQLQYTDLEAAFYKEVHALEVKYDKMHQALYEKRRHVVTSEYEPNDEECDFPSDDETDDEKNLCKDMDEKAKIDEKDENKVHDFDENTKGIPEFWLTIFKNVDLLAEMVQDYDEPILKHLIDIQLKFHDEPMGFTLEFHFSENEYFTNKVLTKYYEMKCVPDKDDPFGFEGPEIFKCKGCTLDWKKGKNVTVKTIKKKQKHKSRGAVRTITKTLQNDSFFNFFNPPPVPEDPNEEMDEDTQALLTADFEIGHYIRERIIPRAVLFYTGEALDDEDFEEEEGEEGEEGDDEEEEDDPDYDPSKDKAAKGQQPPECKQQ; this comes from the exons ATGGCTGATCCGGAGAAGGGAGCACCAGCACCTGCCATGGAGGAGGACATTGAtgaggaggacgtggaagatgtggaggatgaggaaggaggtggGGAGCGCAAGGAACTGGTTGACAAGCTGATGAAGGACCCTCAG TCTTTGCCTGTAGCAGTAAAGAGACGTATAAAGGCACTGAAAAAGCTGCAACTTCAGTACACAGACCTCGAGGCTGCATTCTACAAAGAAGTTCACGCACTggag GTGAAGTACGACAAGATGCACCAGGCCCTGTACGAAAAGCGTCGGCATGTGGTGACCTCCGAGTACGAACCCAACGATGAAGAATGTGACTTCCCCTCTGATGATGAGACTGATGACGAGAAGAACCTTTGCAAAGACATGGACGAGAAGGCCAAAATAGATGAGAAGGACGAAAATAA gGTCCACGATTTCGATGAAAACACCAAAGGCATTCCGGAATTCTGGTTAACTATTTTCAAAAATGTAGACTTGCTTGCTGAGATGGTTCAGGACTATGATGAGCCTATCTTGAAGCACCTAATAGATATCCAGCTCAAGTTCCATGATGAACCAATGGGCTTCACCTTAGAGTTCCACTTTAGTGAAAATGAATACTTCACCAACAAGGTTCTAacaaaatattatgaaatgaAGTGTGTTCCAGATAAAGATGATCCATTTGGCTTTGAAGGACCTGAAATCTTTAAGTGCAAG GGTTGCACCTTGGActggaaaaaaggtaaaaatgtcACAGTCAAAACAatcaagaagaaacagaagcatAAATCTCGAGGAGCCGTGAGGACAATCACCAAGACTCTGCAGAATGACTCCTTCTTTAACTTCTTCAATCCTCCACCGG TTCCTGAGGATCCCAATGAAGAGATGGATGAGGACACTCAGGCCTTGTTAACGGCAGACTTCGAGATTGGACACTATATCCGGGAACGCATTATTCCCCGGGCAGTGCTATTCTATACTGGTGAAGCTTTAGATGATGAAGattttgaagaggaggagggagaagaag GCGAGGAAGgagacgatgaggaggaggaagatgacccTGACTATGACCCATCGAAAGACAAGGCCGCCAAGGGTCAGCAGCCGCCAGAGTGTAAGCAGCAGTGA
- the LOC135102660 gene encoding nucleosome assembly protein 1-like 1 isoform X1 translates to MADPEKGAPAPAMEEDIDEEDVEDVEDEEGGGERKELVDKLMKDPQVLAALQTKLRRYLGTPSGYISSLPVAVKRRIKALKKLQLQYTDLEAAFYKEVHALEVKYDKMHQALYEKRRHVVTSEYEPNDEECDFPSDDETDDEKNLCKDMDEKAKIDEKDENKVHDFDENTKGIPEFWLTIFKNVDLLAEMVQDYDEPILKHLIDIQLKFHDEPMGFTLEFHFSENEYFTNKVLTKYYEMKCVPDKDDPFGFEGPEIFKCKGCTLDWKKGKNVTVKTIKKKQKHKSRGAVRTITKTLQNDSFFNFFNPPPVPEDPNEEMDEDTQALLTADFEIGHYIRERIIPRAVLFYTGEALDDEDFEEEEGEEGEEGDDEEEEDDPDYDPSKDKAAKGQQPPECKQQ, encoded by the exons ATGGCTGATCCGGAGAAGGGAGCACCAGCACCTGCCATGGAGGAGGACATTGAtgaggaggacgtggaagatgtggaggatgaggaaggaggtggGGAGCGCAAGGAACTGGTTGACAAGCTGATGAAGGACCCTCAGGTGCTGGCTGCCCTTCAGACCAAACTCCGTCGCTACCTTGGCACACCCTCGGGTTATATTAGT TCTTTGCCTGTAGCAGTAAAGAGACGTATAAAGGCACTGAAAAAGCTGCAACTTCAGTACACAGACCTCGAGGCTGCATTCTACAAAGAAGTTCACGCACTggag GTGAAGTACGACAAGATGCACCAGGCCCTGTACGAAAAGCGTCGGCATGTGGTGACCTCCGAGTACGAACCCAACGATGAAGAATGTGACTTCCCCTCTGATGATGAGACTGATGACGAGAAGAACCTTTGCAAAGACATGGACGAGAAGGCCAAAATAGATGAGAAGGACGAAAATAA gGTCCACGATTTCGATGAAAACACCAAAGGCATTCCGGAATTCTGGTTAACTATTTTCAAAAATGTAGACTTGCTTGCTGAGATGGTTCAGGACTATGATGAGCCTATCTTGAAGCACCTAATAGATATCCAGCTCAAGTTCCATGATGAACCAATGGGCTTCACCTTAGAGTTCCACTTTAGTGAAAATGAATACTTCACCAACAAGGTTCTAacaaaatattatgaaatgaAGTGTGTTCCAGATAAAGATGATCCATTTGGCTTTGAAGGACCTGAAATCTTTAAGTGCAAG GGTTGCACCTTGGActggaaaaaaggtaaaaatgtcACAGTCAAAACAatcaagaagaaacagaagcatAAATCTCGAGGAGCCGTGAGGACAATCACCAAGACTCTGCAGAATGACTCCTTCTTTAACTTCTTCAATCCTCCACCGG TTCCTGAGGATCCCAATGAAGAGATGGATGAGGACACTCAGGCCTTGTTAACGGCAGACTTCGAGATTGGACACTATATCCGGGAACGCATTATTCCCCGGGCAGTGCTATTCTATACTGGTGAAGCTTTAGATGATGAAGattttgaagaggaggagggagaagaag GCGAGGAAGgagacgatgaggaggaggaagatgacccTGACTATGACCCATCGAAAGACAAGGCCGCCAAGGGTCAGCAGCCGCCAGAGTGTAAGCAGCAGTGA
- the LOC135102660 gene encoding nucleosome assembly protein 1-like 1-B isoform X3, with protein sequence MADPEKGAPAPAMEEDIDEEDVEDVEDEEGGGERKELVDKLMKDPQVLAALQTKLRRYLGTPSGYISSLPVAVKRRIKALKKLQLQYTDLEAAFYKEVHALEVKYDKMHQALYEKRRHVVTSEYEPNDEECDFPSDDETDDEKNLCKDMDEKAKIDEKDENKVHDFDENTKGIPEFWLTIFKNVDLLAEMVQDYDEPILKHLIDIQLKFHDEPMGFTLEFHFSENEYFTNKVLTKYYEMKCVPDKDDPFGFEGPEIFKCKGCTLDWKKGKNVTVKTIKKKQKHKSRGAVRTITKTLQNDSFFNFFNPPPVPEDPNEEMDEDTQALLTADFEIGHYIRERIIPRAVLFYTGEALDDEDFEEEEGEEGSIISSV encoded by the exons ATGGCTGATCCGGAGAAGGGAGCACCAGCACCTGCCATGGAGGAGGACATTGAtgaggaggacgtggaagatgtggaggatgaggaaggaggtggGGAGCGCAAGGAACTGGTTGACAAGCTGATGAAGGACCCTCAGGTGCTGGCTGCCCTTCAGACCAAACTCCGTCGCTACCTTGGCACACCCTCGGGTTATATTAGT TCTTTGCCTGTAGCAGTAAAGAGACGTATAAAGGCACTGAAAAAGCTGCAACTTCAGTACACAGACCTCGAGGCTGCATTCTACAAAGAAGTTCACGCACTggag GTGAAGTACGACAAGATGCACCAGGCCCTGTACGAAAAGCGTCGGCATGTGGTGACCTCCGAGTACGAACCCAACGATGAAGAATGTGACTTCCCCTCTGATGATGAGACTGATGACGAGAAGAACCTTTGCAAAGACATGGACGAGAAGGCCAAAATAGATGAGAAGGACGAAAATAA gGTCCACGATTTCGATGAAAACACCAAAGGCATTCCGGAATTCTGGTTAACTATTTTCAAAAATGTAGACTTGCTTGCTGAGATGGTTCAGGACTATGATGAGCCTATCTTGAAGCACCTAATAGATATCCAGCTCAAGTTCCATGATGAACCAATGGGCTTCACCTTAGAGTTCCACTTTAGTGAAAATGAATACTTCACCAACAAGGTTCTAacaaaatattatgaaatgaAGTGTGTTCCAGATAAAGATGATCCATTTGGCTTTGAAGGACCTGAAATCTTTAAGTGCAAG GGTTGCACCTTGGActggaaaaaaggtaaaaatgtcACAGTCAAAACAatcaagaagaaacagaagcatAAATCTCGAGGAGCCGTGAGGACAATCACCAAGACTCTGCAGAATGACTCCTTCTTTAACTTCTTCAATCCTCCACCGG TTCCTGAGGATCCCAATGAAGAGATGGATGAGGACACTCAGGCCTTGTTAACGGCAGACTTCGAGATTGGACACTATATCCGGGAACGCATTATTCCCCGGGCAGTGCTATTCTATACTGGTGAAGCTTTAGATGATGAAGattttgaagaggaggagggagaagaag GGTCAATAATCAGTTCAGTGTAG